A single Defluviitalea saccharophila DNA region contains:
- a CDS encoding GTP pyrophosphokinase family protein, with translation MEINEWKRMLIPYEQAVEELKIKFKGIRNEYRKLDEYSPIEFVTGRVKKISSILEKAKKKQIPLTEIEEKIEDIAGIRIMCQFVKDINKVVELIRNRDGKDLKIVEERDYIKNIKPSGYRSYHIIVLYPVQTAGGQKEILTEIQIRTLAMNFWATIEHSLRYKYNKNMPEYIQQRLIKAAEAAFILDQEMAEIREEVLKAEEQFQVKSHIVSDIFCNIQNLYNVSGIDEAGELYQKFWELWEEGDVKKLEDFNKKIDTLAEIYGAQKLM, from the coding sequence ATGGAAATTAATGAATGGAAAAGGATGTTAATTCCATATGAACAAGCAGTTGAAGAACTTAAAATAAAATTTAAAGGTATTCGAAATGAATATCGGAAATTAGATGAGTATTCACCTATAGAATTTGTAACGGGCAGGGTGAAAAAGATCTCCAGCATTTTAGAAAAGGCAAAGAAAAAGCAAATACCTCTTACTGAGATAGAAGAAAAAATAGAAGACATTGCAGGTATCCGAATAATGTGTCAATTTGTTAAGGACATTAATAAGGTTGTTGAATTGATTCGCAATCGAGACGGCAAAGATTTAAAAATAGTTGAAGAAAGAGATTATATTAAAAATATTAAACCCAGTGGCTATAGAAGCTATCATATTATTGTTCTGTACCCTGTTCAAACGGCAGGGGGACAAAAAGAAATCCTAACTGAAATACAAATACGTACATTAGCAATGAATTTCTGGGCGACGATTGAACATTCTTTACGTTATAAATATAACAAAAATATGCCTGAATATATTCAGCAGCGATTAATAAAGGCGGCTGAAGCAGCTTTTATCTTAGATCAAGAAATGGCGGAAATAAGAGAAGAAGTCTTAAAAGCAGAAGAGCAATTTCAAGTAAAGTCCCATATTGTTTCGGACATATTTTGCAATATACAAAATCTCTATAATGTAAGTGGTATAGATGAGGCAGGAGAACTGTATCAGAAGTTTTGGGAGCTATGGGAAGAAGGAGATGTAAAGAAGCTGGAGGACTTTAATAAAAAGATAGATACCTTAGCCGAAATATATGGAGCACAAAAATTAATGTAA
- the nifS gene encoding cysteine desulfurase NifS: MQKIYFDHAATTAMNPQVVEAMVPYFTENFGNPSSIYEIARKNKQALDESRDKIAKLLGADPKEIYFTSGGTESDNWAIKGIADAYRNKGNHIITSAIEHHAVLHTCEYLESKGYEVTYLPVNEFGQVDPQDVLKAIKDNTILISIMYANNEIGTIQPIEEIGKIAREKGIVFHTDAVQAVGHIPIDVKKANVDLLSLSGHKFHGPKGVGVLYIRKGIKIKPLLHGGAQERGRRGGTENVPGIVGLAKALELAVENMEENNKKMIELRDYIIKGISSKIDHVKLNGHPTDRLPNNINFTFDFIEGESLLLLLDMKGIYASSGSACTSGSLDPSHVLLAIGLPHERAHGSLRITLGDENTKEEADYLLEVLPPIVQRLRDMSPLYEAYKKEQNLN; this comes from the coding sequence ATGCAGAAGATTTATTTTGACCATGCTGCCACAACTGCTATGAATCCACAAGTTGTAGAAGCGATGGTACCATATTTTACTGAGAATTTCGGCAATCCATCCAGTATATATGAAATTGCAAGAAAAAATAAACAAGCTTTAGATGAATCTAGAGATAAAATTGCTAAATTATTAGGAGCAGATCCTAAAGAAATTTACTTTACCAGTGGAGGAACAGAGTCCGATAACTGGGCTATAAAAGGAATTGCCGATGCATATAGAAATAAAGGAAACCATATTATTACTTCTGCTATTGAACATCATGCAGTACTTCATACCTGCGAATATTTAGAAAGCAAAGGCTATGAAGTGACTTATCTTCCTGTCAATGAATTTGGACAGGTTGATCCCCAGGATGTTTTGAAAGCTATAAAAGACAACACCATTTTAATTTCTATCATGTATGCCAATAATGAAATTGGTACCATTCAGCCTATTGAAGAAATAGGGAAAATTGCAAGAGAAAAAGGCATAGTCTTTCATACAGATGCCGTCCAGGCTGTGGGACATATACCCATTGATGTAAAAAAGGCAAATGTAGATTTGCTTTCTCTTTCAGGGCACAAATTCCATGGTCCTAAAGGTGTGGGTGTATTATACATAAGAAAAGGAATAAAAATTAAACCTCTTCTTCATGGAGGTGCGCAAGAAAGAGGCCGAAGAGGCGGTACAGAAAACGTACCAGGCATCGTAGGCTTAGCTAAAGCTCTGGAGCTTGCAGTTGAAAATATGGAAGAAAACAATAAAAAGATGATAGAGCTTAGAGACTATATCATTAAAGGAATCTCAAGCAAGATTGACCATGTAAAACTAAACGGTCATCCTACGGACAGACTTCCTAATAATATCAATTTTACTTTTGACTTTATTGAAGGAGAATCCCTCCTGCTATTATTAGACATGAAGGGTATCTATGCATCCAGCGGCTCTGCATGTACTTCCGGTTCCTTGGATCCGTCCCATGTGTTATTAGCCATTGGACTCCCTCATGAAAGAGCCCATGGCTCCTTAAGAATTACTTTAGGTGATGAAAATACTAAAGAAGAAGCGGATTATCTTTTAGAGGTATTGCCGCCTATCGTTCAAAGATTAAGAGATATGTCTCCTTTATATGAAGCTTATAAAAAAGAACAAAATCTAAACTAA
- a CDS encoding Rrf2 family transcriptional regulator, with amino-acid sequence MKLSTKGRYGLKAMVDLAIHSQDKHIALRHIAERQDISEHYLEQLIAVLRKAGLVKSIRGAQGGYSLAVPPEEITVGDILRALEGSLAPVDCVSENVANECAEWDCCVTRTVWKKIGDKINEVVDSITLQDLIKDYEKLNHDKEYMYYI; translated from the coding sequence ATGAAATTATCTACTAAGGGAAGATATGGATTAAAAGCGATGGTAGACTTGGCAATTCATAGCCAGGATAAACATATTGCGTTAAGACATATAGCTGAAAGGCAAGATATATCCGAGCATTATTTGGAGCAATTGATTGCAGTTCTTAGAAAAGCTGGATTGGTAAAAAGCATTCGAGGTGCACAAGGTGGATACTCACTAGCAGTTCCTCCAGAGGAAATAACGGTGGGAGATATCCTTAGGGCATTAGAAGGGTCTTTAGCACCAGTGGATTGTGTAAGTGAAAATGTGGCTAATGAATGTGCCGAATGGGATTGCTGCGTTACAAGAACCGTATGGAAGAAGATTGGAGACAAGATTAATGAAGTCGTTGACTCCATTACCCTTCAGGATTTAATAAAAGATTACGAAAAATTAAACCATGATAAAGAGTATATGTACTATATTTAA
- the spoVB gene encoding stage V sporulation protein B yields MTKKNLVTGALILTAASFITRVLGFVYRIYMSNLIGAEGMGLYQLIFPIYMLAWTISASGISLSVSKLVAQENAKREYGNISRIIKISVLLSVGIGLIISVFIYYFAPWIATSILKEPRTILSLKILASCVPFMAAASSIKGYFYGLQEMTKPAASQVLEQISRMLVIYLLASFFIPKGLSYACALSVIGMCVGELVSFLYVLISYKRNKQRKKKVKKPTLNWFQSCSALLVMAIPLTGNRFITTLLSSIENIMIPIQLQAFGMSNAEAISIYGQFSGMAMPLIFFPSMLTGSLSVALVPAVSEAKAVNNTRQIHRTVSKSIHFTCLIGIGATCLFAVFPKELGLSIYNQADVGDMLYSMAWICPFFYLQATLAGILNGLGQQISTFKHNVIGSIISILFIYFLVPVYGFKGFLWAVIVSSIVITLLHLRTVLKYTSLTLELSKWVIRPALAAVASSLTAKYILNHYLLTQFSLRWSMAFTLIALTIVYIIFLFVLQSISKEDLKTLKRNI; encoded by the coding sequence ATGACAAAAAAGAATTTGGTAACAGGAGCCCTTATATTGACTGCCGCCAGCTTTATCACAAGAGTACTTGGATTTGTTTATAGAATCTATATGTCAAATCTAATCGGGGCAGAAGGAATGGGATTATATCAACTGATCTTTCCCATTTATATGCTTGCCTGGACCATTTCAGCTTCAGGAATATCTCTAAGTGTTTCTAAATTAGTGGCACAAGAAAATGCAAAAAGAGAATATGGAAATATATCTCGTATAATAAAAATATCTGTATTATTATCCGTAGGAATCGGACTTATTATTTCAGTATTTATTTATTATTTTGCTCCCTGGATCGCTACATCCATCCTTAAGGAACCACGAACCATCCTATCCTTAAAAATTCTTGCTTCCTGCGTTCCTTTTATGGCAGCAGCATCATCTATAAAAGGATATTTTTATGGGCTGCAAGAAATGACAAAGCCTGCTGCTTCACAAGTGCTGGAGCAGATATCAAGAATGCTTGTTATATATTTATTAGCCTCTTTCTTTATTCCAAAAGGATTATCTTATGCTTGTGCGCTTTCTGTCATCGGAATGTGTGTGGGAGAATTAGTATCTTTCTTGTATGTATTGATCTCCTATAAAAGAAATAAGCAGAGAAAAAAGAAAGTAAAAAAACCCACATTAAATTGGTTTCAGTCCTGTAGTGCATTACTGGTTATGGCAATTCCGCTAACAGGAAATAGGTTTATCACAACTTTACTAAGTTCTATTGAAAATATTATGATTCCAATACAGCTTCAAGCCTTTGGTATGTCCAATGCCGAAGCCATCAGTATATATGGGCAATTCAGCGGAATGGCTATGCCTCTTATATTTTTCCCATCCATGCTGACAGGTTCTTTATCTGTAGCACTAGTCCCTGCCGTTTCTGAAGCGAAGGCAGTCAACAATACCAGGCAGATTCATCGAACAGTTTCTAAATCCATCCATTTTACTTGTTTAATAGGTATTGGTGCCACTTGTCTTTTTGCAGTATTTCCTAAAGAACTGGGATTATCCATTTATAATCAAGCGGATGTAGGAGATATGCTTTATTCTATGGCATGGATATGCCCTTTCTTTTATCTTCAGGCTACTTTAGCCGGCATATTAAACGGATTAGGACAGCAAATATCTACATTTAAGCACAATGTCATCGGCTCCATCATTTCTATACTTTTCATTTATTTTTTAGTACCTGTATATGGGTTTAAAGGCTTTCTATGGGCAGTTATTGTAAGTTCGATTGTCATTACTTTGTTACATTTACGAACAGTGCTCAAATACACATCATTAACTTTAGAACTTAGCAAATGGGTGATCAGACCGGCATTAGCCGCAGTTGCTTCTTCTTTGACTGCAAAATATATCTTAAATCATTACTTATTAACACAGTTTTCCTTACGTTGGAGCATGGCATTTACGCTTATTGCCCTTACCATTGTATATATCATCTTTCTATTCGTACTTCAAAGTATTTCGAAAGAAGATTTGAAGACACTTAAAAGGAACATATAA
- the nifU gene encoding Fe-S cluster assembly scaffold protein NifU, whose product MYSEKVMDHFMNPRNVGEIENPSGVGTVGNPKCGDIMKIYLDIEDNIIKDVKFKTFGCGAAVATSSMATELVKGKTIEEAMKITNKAVMEALDGLPPVKVHCSVLAEEALQAALWDYAQKNGIEIEGLTPPKEDHDHHHDIPEDNE is encoded by the coding sequence ATGTACAGTGAAAAAGTAATGGACCATTTTATGAATCCAAGAAATGTTGGAGAAATTGAAAATCCTTCGGGAGTAGGAACAGTTGGAAATCCTAAATGTGGAGATATCATGAAAATATATCTTGATATTGAGGATAATATTATTAAAGATGTAAAGTTTAAAACCTTTGGCTGTGGTGCAGCTGTTGCTACAAGCAGTATGGCAACAGAATTGGTTAAAGGAAAAACCATCGAAGAAGCAATGAAAATAACTAATAAAGCAGTTATGGAAGCCTTAGACGGACTGCCACCAGTAAAAGTTCACTGTTCCGTATTGGCAGAAGAAGCGCTTCAAGCTGCTTTGTGGGATTATGCACAAAAAAATGGAATAGAGATTGAAGGATTAACGCCTCCAAAAGAGGATCATGATCATCATCACGATATTCCTGAAGATAATGAGTAA
- the mnmA gene encoding tRNA 2-thiouridine(34) synthase MnmA, whose translation MSKKKVVIGMSGGVDSSVAAYLLKEQGYDVIGMTMQIWQDESRDVVEDHGGCCGLSAVDDARRVCQKIGIPHYVVNFKNDFKNKVIDYFVEEYTQGKTPNPCIACNRYVKWESMLHKALQLGADYIATGHYAKVVYLSDIGRYALKISSAVGKDQTYALYNLTQDQLKHTLMPLGDYDKDTIRKIAKDIGLGVATKPDSQEICFIPDNNYGSYIEQNYDFSIPKGNFVDTKGNVLGKHKGIIHYTVGQRKGLGISFGKPMYVVEIRPQTNEVVLGENNEIFQKVLYANKLNFMPFETLEGSMSVHAKIRYSHKLSPCVITMQDENTLRCEFDEPQRAITPGQAVVFYDGDIVVGGGTILFGENK comes from the coding sequence ATGTCTAAAAAAAAGGTTGTTATTGGAATGTCCGGCGGAGTGGACAGTTCAGTAGCGGCATATCTTTTGAAAGAGCAAGGATATGATGTCATCGGAATGACCATGCAAATTTGGCAAGACGAATCAAGAGATGTAGTAGAAGACCACGGCGGCTGTTGTGGTCTCTCTGCTGTAGATGATGCCAGAAGAGTATGCCAAAAAATCGGGATTCCCCACTACGTAGTAAATTTTAAAAACGATTTCAAGAACAAAGTTATTGATTATTTTGTTGAAGAGTATACTCAAGGGAAAACCCCTAATCCTTGCATCGCATGTAACAGATATGTTAAATGGGAATCCATGCTCCATAAAGCCCTTCAATTAGGAGCGGATTATATTGCTACTGGCCATTATGCAAAAGTTGTATATTTATCGGATATAGGAAGATACGCTCTAAAAATATCTTCTGCAGTTGGAAAAGATCAAACCTATGCCTTGTATAATCTTACTCAAGATCAACTTAAGCATACATTGATGCCTTTGGGAGATTATGATAAGGATACAATTCGTAAAATTGCAAAGGATATTGGACTTGGTGTTGCGACAAAACCGGACAGCCAGGAAATTTGTTTTATTCCTGATAATAATTACGGCAGTTATATCGAGCAAAATTATGATTTTTCAATTCCTAAAGGAAACTTTGTTGATACAAAAGGCAATGTATTAGGAAAGCATAAGGGAATCATTCATTATACGGTTGGACAAAGAAAAGGATTAGGGATATCCTTTGGCAAACCGATGTATGTAGTAGAAATCAGACCTCAAACCAATGAAGTGGTATTGGGAGAAAACAACGAAATTTTTCAGAAGGTTTTATATGCAAATAAGCTGAATTTTATGCCTTTTGAAACCTTAGAAGGTTCTATGAGCGTTCATGCGAAAATTCGCTACAGCCATAAACTATCTCCCTGCGTTATAACGATGCAGGACGAAAATACACTAAGATGCGAGTTTGATGAGCCTCAAAGAGCAATTACCCCCGGACAGGCAGTAGTATTTTACGATGGAGACATCGTTGTTGGGGGAGGCACCATTTTATTTGGAGAGAATAAGTAA
- a CDS encoding heavy metal-associated domain-containing protein → MKKKLYIEGMSCEHCVRHVKNALSEVPGIDSVEVDLKNNYAIVESADEISDDALKNAVVEEAGYELIKIENL, encoded by the coding sequence ATGAAGAAAAAATTATATATTGAAGGTATGAGCTGTGAACACTGTGTGAGGCACGTAAAAAATGCATTAAGCGAAGTTCCTGGCATCGACTCCGTTGAAGTAGATTTAAAAAATAACTATGCAATCGTTGAATCAGCAGATGAGATTTCTGATGATGCATTAAAGAATGCCGTAGTTGAAGAAGCAGGATATGAACTTATAAAAATTGAAAATCTATAA
- a CDS encoding class I SAM-dependent RNA methyltransferase, with protein sequence MSDIKLIATATFGLESIVKNELIHLGYTDAQACDGKVTFTGNEEDIVRTNLWLRTADRILLQMGEFEAYTFDELFEKTKALPWEQWITEDAKFTVVGKSVKSKLYSVPDCQAIVKKAVVEKLKQKYHIEWFRETGPEYKIQVSILKNLVTLTIDTSGAGLHKRGYRTRSVEAPLKETLAAALIQISYWNKNRTLYDFFCGSGTIPIEAALIGRNIAPGLGRSFACEAWPQIGKDIWKKEKAKAFQAIDQESQIHIYASDIDPNAIEIAKENAIEAGVDDCIRFEVQDAKKIKIEEPYGILISNPPYGERIGEEQEVARLYHALGNTFKNQDTWSVYILTSVESFEKLYGKKADKKRKLYNGRIKVDFYQYFGAKPSH encoded by the coding sequence ATGTCAGATATAAAACTTATTGCAACCGCTACCTTTGGGTTAGAATCCATTGTAAAAAATGAACTGATACATTTAGGATATACCGATGCCCAGGCTTGTGACGGCAAGGTTACTTTCACCGGAAATGAGGAAGACATCGTTCGAACAAATCTATGGCTACGTACGGCAGACCGTATTCTTCTGCAGATGGGAGAATTTGAAGCATATACTTTTGATGAGCTGTTCGAAAAAACAAAAGCCCTTCCCTGGGAGCAGTGGATCACAGAAGACGCAAAATTTACCGTCGTTGGAAAATCGGTTAAATCAAAACTATACAGTGTACCCGACTGTCAGGCAATCGTTAAAAAAGCAGTAGTAGAAAAATTAAAACAAAAATACCATATCGAATGGTTCCGTGAAACGGGACCGGAGTATAAGATTCAAGTATCTATTTTAAAAAATCTTGTTACCTTGACGATTGATACAAGTGGCGCAGGACTTCACAAAAGAGGCTACCGAACTAGATCGGTAGAAGCCCCACTAAAAGAAACCCTTGCCGCTGCCCTAATCCAGATTAGCTATTGGAATAAAAACAGAACGCTATATGATTTCTTCTGCGGTTCAGGCACTATTCCTATAGAAGCCGCTTTAATTGGAAGAAATATAGCTCCGGGATTGGGGAGATCCTTTGCCTGTGAAGCTTGGCCTCAGATAGGAAAAGACATATGGAAAAAAGAAAAAGCTAAAGCATTTCAAGCCATTGACCAAGAGTCTCAAATCCATATATATGCCTCTGACATTGATCCGAACGCCATTGAAATTGCCAAAGAAAATGCCATTGAAGCAGGGGTTGACGATTGTATTCGTTTTGAGGTACAGGACGCCAAAAAAATAAAAATCGAAGAACCCTATGGCATTTTGATCAGTAATCCTCCTTATGGAGAAAGAATTGGAGAAGAACAAGAAGTTGCCAGGCTTTATCACGCACTAGGAAATACTTTCAAAAATCAGGATACCTGGTCTGTATATATACTCACTTCCGTTGAAAGCTTTGAAAAATTATATGGCAAAAAAGCAGATAAAAAACGAAAACTTTATAATGGCAGAATCAAAGTTGATTTCTATCAATACTTTGGAGCAAAACCATCCCATTAA
- a CDS encoding Na/Pi cotransporter family protein, giving the protein MGEYTKIIFALIGGLGLFIYGMQIMAEGLQKSAGNKMKKLLEILTNNRLMGVLVGAIVTAIIQSSSATTVMVVGFVNAGLMNLAQAAGVIMGANIGTTVTGWIVSSAEWAKFLNPSELAPLAIAIGVAMMLFAKKKTLKQIGEIVAGFGILFVGLEMMGDAVRPLRNSPVFAEAFLTLGKNPLLGIFAGFAVTAIIQSSSASVGILQTLAAASLVPWNAAVYIIMGQNIGTCVTALLSSIGATKIAKRAAYVHLLFNVIGTIIFSIVGITYFYFINPTFGAELISMTEISVVHTIFNIANTIILFPFGGMLVYLSGKLVRGKDEEDESGLRHLDERILETPTFAVENAIKEVVRMGQMAAENVKVAMEALLEKDEKKVEQVLKREKSINVLNRTITPYLVKISNSPINEKQGALVTGLLHIVGDIERVGDHAENIAELAQFAIEEKVQLSDSAVLELKTMSEKCIECFEDAIKAREESNAELAKTVEPHEDIVDKMEKELRQRHIDRLAKNACSATSGVVFLDVISNLERISDHASNIALSVLDEHGIKIKK; this is encoded by the coding sequence ATGGGAGAATACACCAAGATTATCTTTGCATTAATTGGAGGTTTAGGACTATTTATTTATGGAATGCAGATTATGGCGGAAGGGCTTCAAAAATCTGCAGGCAATAAAATGAAAAAACTGTTGGAGATTCTGACAAATAACCGACTTATGGGTGTCTTAGTTGGTGCCATTGTTACTGCTATTATTCAAAGCAGTTCTGCAACTACAGTTATGGTCGTTGGGTTTGTAAATGCAGGACTAATGAATCTAGCCCAGGCAGCAGGAGTTATAATGGGAGCGAATATAGGTACCACAGTTACCGGATGGATTGTATCCAGTGCAGAGTGGGCGAAATTTCTTAATCCATCAGAATTGGCTCCATTGGCAATTGCAATTGGGGTTGCTATGATGTTATTCGCTAAGAAAAAGACTCTAAAGCAGATTGGTGAAATTGTAGCTGGATTTGGTATTCTCTTTGTGGGACTTGAAATGATGGGAGATGCCGTTAGACCACTTAGAAACTCACCGGTTTTTGCAGAAGCTTTTTTAACGTTAGGAAAAAATCCTCTTTTAGGAATTTTTGCAGGATTTGCCGTTACAGCCATTATTCAAAGCAGTTCGGCTTCTGTAGGTATCTTACAGACTCTAGCTGCAGCTTCTTTGGTGCCTTGGAATGCTGCCGTATACATTATTATGGGACAAAATATCGGAACTTGTGTTACAGCATTACTTTCAAGTATTGGGGCAACAAAAATTGCAAAAAGAGCAGCGTATGTTCATTTACTGTTTAATGTAATAGGAACAATTATATTTTCAATAGTTGGCATTACATATTTCTATTTTATCAATCCGACATTTGGAGCAGAATTGATAAGCATGACAGAAATAAGTGTTGTTCATACGATCTTTAATATAGCAAATACAATTATTTTATTTCCTTTTGGTGGAATGCTTGTTTATTTATCTGGAAAACTTGTTAGAGGAAAAGATGAAGAAGATGAAAGCGGTCTTCGTCATTTAGACGAAAGAATTCTTGAAACGCCTACGTTTGCAGTTGAAAATGCCATTAAAGAAGTGGTAAGAATGGGACAAATGGCTGCAGAAAATGTAAAAGTGGCTATGGAAGCTTTATTGGAAAAAGATGAGAAAAAAGTAGAGCAAGTACTTAAAAGAGAAAAAAGCATTAATGTTTTAAACAGAACCATTACACCATACCTTGTAAAGATTTCAAATTCTCCTATAAACGAAAAACAGGGTGCCCTTGTTACGGGACTGCTTCACATTGTCGGAGATATTGAAAGAGTAGGGGATCACGCTGAAAATATTGCAGAACTTGCTCAGTTTGCAATCGAAGAAAAGGTACAGTTATCGGATTCTGCAGTATTGGAATTAAAGACGATGTCTGAAAAATGTATTGAGTGTTTTGAAGATGCAATTAAAGCAAGGGAAGAAAGCAATGCAGAATTGGCTAAGACTGTCGAGCCCCATGAAGATATTGTTGACAAGATGGAAAAAGAACTTCGACAAAGACATATTGACAGGCTTGCGAAAAATGCCTGCAGTGCTACTTCTGGAGTGGTATTTCTGGATGTAATAAGCAATCTGGAAAGAATATCAGACCACGCCTCAAATATTGCTCTTTCGGTTTTGGACGAGCATGGTATAAAGATAAAAAAATAA